From the genome of Nicotiana sylvestris chromosome 2, ASM39365v2, whole genome shotgun sequence, one region includes:
- the LOC138885376 gene encoding uncharacterized protein, with protein sequence MVLASGASPPIQSARGRDQEARGGGQAIRGGAKPEAESSNAVIIGIISVCSRDASVLFDLGYSYFYVSSYFASYFVMPRDSLSAPAYVSTHVGDDIVVDRAYRLCVVTIGSLETSADLLLLVMVDFDVILGLDWLSPYHAILDCHAKMVNLALPGLSQLEWRGILGHFTGRVISYMKARCIVEKGCLAYLAYVHDSSAEVPSMVSILVVREFPEVFLIGLSGMPPDRDIDFCIDLVPSTQPIPILFDKGFIRPSVSP encoded by the exons atggtcctGGCATCAGGTGCTTCACCGCCCATTCAGTCAGCTAGAGGTAGGGATCAGGAAGCCagaggtggtggtcaggccattagaggtggag CCAAGCCTGAGGCTGAGTCTTCTAACGCCGTTATCATAGGTAttatttcagtttgcagtagagatgcttcagttctatttgatctgggTTATAGTTAtttctatgtgtcatcttattttgcttcatattttgttatgcctcgtgattctttgagtgctcctgcgTATGTGTCCACACATGTGGGAGATGATATTGTTGTAGATCGCGCTTATCGTTTGTGTGTGGTTaccattgggagtcttgagactagtgcAGACCTCCTACTTCTTgttatggtagactttgatgttatcttgggtttggattggctgtcaccttatcacgctatattggattgtcatgccaagatggtGAACTTAGCCTTGCCAGGGTTGTCtcaattagagtggagagggattcTTGGCCATTTTACcggcagggttatctcttatatgaaggctcggtgtatagtcgagaagggttgtctagcttatttggcttatgtccatgattctagtgcagaggttccttccatggttTCTATACTAGTTGtccgtgagtttccagaggtatttcttATAGGCCTgtcagggatgccacccgacagggatatcgacttctGTATTGACTTAGTTCCAagcactcagcccattcctattctgtttgataagggcttcattagacctagtgtctcgccctag